From Bacteroidales bacterium, one genomic window encodes:
- a CDS encoding DNA-directed RNA polymerase subunit omega, translated as MDEKVKKVEKVPDNTVTRDIIELSQTTGNIYESTVIIAKRANQIAAELKKELSDKLEEFSNNNMADTLEETFENREQIEISRHYEKLPKPTLTAIKEFQNGEIYWRKIES; from the coding sequence ATGGACGAAAAAGTGAAGAAAGTGGAAAAAGTTCCGGATAATACTGTTACAAGGGATATTATAGAATTATCCCAGACAACCGGAAACATCTATGAATCAACGGTTATTATTGCCAAAAGGGCTAACCAAATTGCTGCAGAGCTAAAGAAAGAGTTGTCTGACAAGTTGGAGGAGTTCTCCAATAATAACATGGCTGATACTCTGGAAGAGACATTTGAGAACAGAGAGCAGATAGAGATATCTCGCCACTATGAGAAGCTTCCAAAGCCTACGCTTACCGCCATTAAAGAGTTCCAGAACGGAGAAATTTATTGGCGTAAGATAGAGTCTTAG
- a CDS encoding PorT family protein, producing MLKDNRHINEDWLKAVKKSADAFNEPVTEDKLKSGWESLEHDLAKIDAGSRQVGAVSGERRHFAGGRRIILWSSLAAAAVVLAVLILSPLHKKSDTGTLQAESQPASGITSSAASPLVASASTSPAAHYAVTTKNANAPGNYDLKIRFGSPLENGQSQTLQKGTSAKRRQFVMLAQVRNPGFWQSVGGNAQPAQETIKQRVNGEHGLTASKNYNKKYKKTGRTYEAGEPIRVSSTGRWTAGLMMRNAGGTKNNSGSSDLYASSPIDNSSMYTLLQAFAVSPSPVDYSHKQPISVGITVERKIGHSGKLSIESGVVYSLLNSDVAAGEYNLRQHIHYIGIPVAAKWNFVNAGRFTLYAEGGGMVEKGVAGRMENVDNKKLSSGKFKVRGLQFSVAADAGAEFKVYKNVGIYVQPGVSYYFKPKAMEVFYVNGKCTGSVGGTHNGNGRSFQLESIRTNNRVGLSLQAGIRLSY from the coding sequence GTGTTAAAAGATAACAGACATATTAATGAAGATTGGCTGAAAGCTGTGAAAAAGTCTGCAGATGCTTTTAATGAGCCTGTTACAGAAGACAAGCTAAAAAGCGGATGGGAGAGCCTTGAGCATGATCTTGCTAAGATTGATGCCGGCAGCAGGCAGGTTGGAGCTGTGTCTGGTGAGAGAAGGCATTTTGCCGGCGGCAGAAGAATTATTCTTTGGAGTTCCCTTGCTGCGGCAGCTGTTGTGCTGGCTGTACTGATACTTTCTCCGCTCCATAAAAAGAGCGATACGGGAACACTACAAGCAGAATCTCAGCCGGCATCTGGCATAACATCTTCTGCCGCTTCGCCTTTGGTCGCATCTGCAAGCACTTCTCCTGCAGCACACTACGCAGTTACAACAAAGAATGCAAATGCTCCGGGCAATTATGATTTGAAAATACGTTTTGGTTCTCCGCTTGAAAACGGGCAGTCACAAACATTGCAAAAAGGAACAAGTGCAAAGCGCAGGCAGTTTGTAATGTTGGCGCAAGTACGGAATCCCGGTTTTTGGCAGAGTGTAGGGGGGAATGCTCAGCCCGCTCAAGAGACTATTAAGCAGAGAGTTAACGGCGAGCATGGATTGACTGCTTCTAAAAATTACAATAAAAAATATAAGAAGACTGGAAGAACTTATGAAGCAGGGGAACCTATAAGAGTTTCAAGTACGGGAAGATGGACTGCGGGACTTATGATGCGCAATGCGGGAGGAACAAAAAATAATAGCGGCTCTTCTGACCTATATGCTTCCTCTCCTATAGACAACAGCAGTATGTATACTCTGTTACAGGCATTTGCAGTGTCTCCTTCTCCTGTGGATTACTCCCATAAACAGCCAATATCTGTCGGGATAACAGTAGAGAGAAAAATTGGACACAGCGGAAAATTATCCATAGAGAGCGGTGTTGTTTACTCCCTGCTTAATTCTGATGTTGCAGCGGGAGAGTATAATTTGAGACAGCACATTCATTATATAGGGATTCCAGTTGCGGCAAAATGGAATTTTGTGAATGCAGGCAGATTTACTCTTTATGCAGAGGGTGGCGGAATGGTTGAGAAAGGAGTTGCAGGAAGAATGGAAAATGTTGACAACAAGAAACTTAGCTCTGGAAAATTTAAAGTCAGGGGACTGCAGTTTTCAGTTGCCGCAGACGCCGGAGCTGAATTCAAAGTGTATAAAAATGTAGGAATATATGTCCAGCCGGGAGTCTCTTACTACTTCAAACCCAAGGCTATGGAGGTGTTTTACGTTAACGGCAAATGCACCGGTTCCGTTGGTGGAACGCATAACGGAAACGGACGTTCGTTCCAGCTGGAAAGTATCCGTACAAACAACCGCGTTGGACTTTCATTACAAGCCGGCATAAGATTAAGCTACTAG
- a CDS encoding nucleoside recognition protein gives MTERLSIGRRLWNCVKDVIPAAKKTAIWIVEITATVSAVIFILRALNIIPLISNAVSPIMKFVGLPGEASLAYVSGYFVNVYSAIAAAVTLGLTRRSMTILAVMVMCSHSMIVETAVQKKTGSSAIRIVIIRTLSGIALAFFLNLIMPAEAATTASSAAIANPPFWIMFKDWIISLVKLCLKIIILIFLLSVLQKILKEFGIINVISRFLNWPLKFFGLSPNTSFLWIVANTLGLAYGAAVMFQEKESGHVSEREIQLLNSHIAISHSNLEDLILFTSVGGIWWIILLTRWAGSFVLVWEERLEFFLSDRRKASA, from the coding sequence ATGACCGAACGTTTATCAATTGGAAGGCGACTTTGGAATTGCGTTAAGGATGTTATCCCTGCCGCAAAGAAGACTGCAATTTGGATTGTAGAGATTACGGCAACTGTTTCCGCCGTAATTTTTATTCTGCGTGCGCTTAATATTATTCCATTGATTTCCAATGCGGTAAGTCCTATAATGAAGTTTGTGGGACTGCCTGGCGAGGCATCTCTTGCCTACGTAAGCGGCTACTTTGTAAATGTTTACTCGGCAATTGCAGCAGCCGTGACTCTTGGGCTTACGCGCCGCAGCATGACAATTCTTGCCGTGATGGTAATGTGCTCCCATAGCATGATTGTAGAGACGGCTGTTCAGAAGAAGACCGGCTCATCTGCTATAAGGATTGTGATTATCAGAACATTAAGCGGAATTGCATTGGCATTCTTTCTTAATCTCATAATGCCTGCGGAGGCGGCAACAACAGCAAGTTCTGCGGCAATTGCAAATCCTCCGTTTTGGATAATGTTTAAGGATTGGATAATCTCTCTTGTGAAATTATGTCTTAAAATTATTATCCTGATATTCTTGTTATCCGTTCTGCAGAAGATACTTAAAGAGTTTGGCATCATAAACGTAATCTCCAGATTCCTTAACTGGCCTCTTAAATTTTTCGGACTCTCTCCAAACACATCATTCTTGTGGATTGTAGCTAACACGCTTGGGCTTGCCTATGGCGCCGCGGTGATGTTTCAGGAGAAAGAGAGCGGACATGTTTCTGAAAGAGAAATACAATTGCTGAATTCTCATATTGCAATATCCCACAGTAATTTGGAAGATTTGATATTGTTCACTTCCGTGGGAGGAATCTGGTGGATAATCCTGCTTACGCGCTGGGCTGGCTCATTTGTTCTTGTATGGGAGGAGCGCCTGGAATTTTTCCTGAGCGACCGGAGGAAAGCGTCCGCTTGA
- a CDS encoding NigD-like protein, with amino-acid sequence MKITKILTFAVLLIAGTIFTSCSWNDSNDNGGSNLALVTINVNTDKTVWGLTDDSKKIYFNPNSTIVSQYKAVQGQRAIVYFNTLSEAVSGYDYNAQVTAIQDVLTKNVVKVTTAAEDTLGNDGIKIINAWIAGGYLNMQVQMYYSGTVTHYLNLADNQYNQTADEKKSGYVSLEFRHKAGTDAKLGGTLVTGYVCFKLSTYAPDIQGEDGIYLRYTSLDKATDEFDYMTISNSTKSVIKGGAFSSAPWNSVK; translated from the coding sequence ATGAAGATTACTAAGATTTTAACATTTGCCGTGTTACTTATTGCCGGCACAATTTTCACTAGCTGTTCATGGAATGACAGCAATGACAATGGAGGAAGCAATCTTGCCCTTGTTACAATTAATGTAAACACAGACAAAACAGTCTGGGGACTTACAGATGACAGCAAGAAAATTTATTTTAATCCCAATTCCACTATAGTATCACAATACAAAGCCGTTCAGGGACAAAGAGCTATAGTTTACTTTAATACTCTTTCTGAGGCAGTATCCGGATATGACTACAATGCCCAGGTTACCGCAATTCAGGATGTACTTACAAAGAATGTTGTAAAGGTAACTACGGCTGCAGAAGACACCCTTGGAAATGATGGAATTAAGATAATAAATGCCTGGATAGCAGGAGGATATTTAAACATGCAGGTGCAGATGTACTACAGCGGCACTGTAACGCATTATCTAAATCTTGCTGATAACCAATATAATCAGACAGCAGATGAGAAAAAGAGTGGTTATGTATCATTGGAGTTCAGACACAAAGCGGGTACGGATGCAAAGCTTGGCGGAACTCTTGTAACCGGATACGTATGCTTTAAACTTTCCACTTACGCTCCTGATATTCAAGGAGAAGATGGCATATATCTGAGATACACTTCTCTTGATAAAGCCACTGATGAGTTTGACTACATGACAATTAGCAACTCTACAAAATCTGTTATAAAAGGCGGTGCATTCAGCAGCGCACCATGGAACTCAGTTAAATAA
- a CDS encoding DNA repair protein RecN, which yields MLRKLTIQNYALIESLDIDFPDGLIIITGETGAGKSILLGAISLLLGVKADLNVLKRADKNCVVEGEFEADGKDYILRRVIAPSGRSRSFINDEPVTSAALADISSRLVDVHAQHKHLLLNDKDFQLKVLDYFSGTGDLLVKYRAEYEKVIELQEELKKLEAQIAADRRDREYREFQFKKLDEASLKEGELEELDAEQKQLANAEEIKSSITGAINLLSGDSTSTLQNLKDAGQLLEKCSNFVPVFSDLAKRIESCRIECKDILGELEKKEEDVVVSPGRLEEVENRMSDLYALLKRFNCSEIKELIAIKDDFSDKLRQTEKGDEQHVKLVKELEDSKKERERIALLISEKRREFAPKLSRKLEGAIKDLEMPNARFDVQLSNLAECSPSGKDEIHFMFTANGAERMVEIQKIASGGELSRIMLCIKKLMAEYIGMPTMIFDEIDVGVSGSIADKMGRLLSDMGKNMQIFAITHLPQIASKGKTHLLVYKEFDNTKHAQTKIKVLSSKDRIMEIARLLSGEKMSSAAVENAKVLLGV from the coding sequence TTGCTTAGGAAATTAACCATACAGAATTACGCTCTCATTGAGAGTCTGGACATTGATTTCCCTGACGGATTGATAATCATCACGGGTGAAACAGGTGCCGGCAAATCTATTTTGCTAGGCGCCATTTCTCTTTTATTGGGAGTTAAGGCAGATTTAAATGTTCTAAAGAGAGCTGATAAGAATTGTGTGGTAGAGGGTGAATTTGAGGCAGATGGGAAAGATTACATTTTGAGGAGAGTTATTGCTCCTTCCGGCAGATCTCGCTCATTCATTAATGATGAGCCTGTTACAAGCGCAGCTCTTGCGGATATATCATCCAGGCTGGTAGACGTGCATGCCCAGCATAAGCATTTGCTTTTGAATGACAAAGATTTCCAGCTTAAAGTTCTTGATTATTTCAGCGGTACCGGGGATTTGCTGGTTAAATATAGGGCTGAATATGAGAAAGTTATTGAGCTGCAGGAAGAGCTGAAAAAACTAGAGGCGCAAATTGCGGCTGACCGTCGGGATAGAGAATATAGAGAGTTTCAATTTAAAAAATTAGATGAGGCCTCTTTAAAAGAGGGGGAGCTGGAGGAGCTGGATGCTGAACAGAAGCAGCTGGCAAATGCTGAGGAGATAAAATCTTCCATTACAGGTGCAATTAATTTATTATCAGGAGATAGCACATCTACGTTGCAAAATCTCAAGGATGCGGGTCAGCTTTTGGAAAAGTGTTCTAACTTTGTCCCCGTTTTTTCAGATTTGGCTAAAAGAATTGAGAGTTGCAGAATTGAGTGCAAAGATATTTTAGGCGAGCTGGAGAAAAAAGAGGAGGATGTGGTTGTTTCTCCCGGAAGGCTGGAAGAAGTAGAGAACAGAATGAGTGATTTGTATGCTCTGCTTAAGCGTTTTAATTGTTCTGAAATAAAAGAGCTGATTGCAATCAAAGATGATTTTTCAGATAAGCTGAGACAGACAGAAAAGGGTGATGAACAGCATGTTAAGCTGGTAAAAGAACTGGAGGACAGCAAGAAGGAGAGAGAGCGCATTGCGCTTTTGATTTCTGAAAAAAGAAGAGAGTTTGCTCCAAAGCTGAGCAGAAAATTGGAGGGTGCAATAAAAGATTTGGAGATGCCCAATGCAAGGTTTGATGTTCAGCTCTCCAATCTTGCGGAGTGTTCCCCGTCCGGCAAAGATGAAATCCATTTTATGTTTACCGCAAACGGAGCTGAGAGAATGGTTGAAATACAGAAGATTGCAAGCGGCGGTGAGTTGTCCAGAATAATGCTCTGCATAAAGAAATTGATGGCCGAATATATCGGAATGCCTACAATGATTTTTGATGAGATTGATGTTGGAGTTTCCGGAAGCATAGCAGATAAGATGGGAAGATTGCTGAGCGACATGGGAAAGAATATGCAGATTTTTGCAATAACGCACCTTCCGCAGATAGCATCAAAAGGAAAGACGCATCTGCTTGTGTATAAGGAGTTTGATAACACAAAGCATGCGCAGACAAAAATAAAAGTTCTCAGCAGCAAGGATAGAATTATGGAGATTGCAAGATTGCTCAGCGGAGAAAAAATGAGCAGCGCGGCAGTTGAAAATGCAAAGGTGCTTTTGGGAGTTTAA
- the bamD gene encoding outer membrane protein assembly factor BamD: MKNLKLLAALLFVVLAAGGCKSYYDALLKSDDVDVKFKAGMDYYNKGKFRKSAELFESLILPTQGTQKEDSVQYYNAMSNYRYGDYVTAEQNFAKFLEVFPRSPFTEESKFLRIKCLYEGTYRWELDQTPTSKAMTIITSFMYEHPESQYYNICKAMMAEFQERLDRKSFEAAKLYYNMQDYKAAHYALKTVLKDNSNNQYREQVLYYTAMSSYKFAQMSVPEKQKERYMTYVDDYYNFVGEYPNAVERKILDANFVKARKIAGLKDTDSTLIAKAQNTGEQTVEGVVPKTKSTVKADRRSAKQAVKDAKKAVRIEEAKNSVALGVSDDKALVKQRKAEERKIEKENRADVRAARKIEREEKAAAKKAEKEKADAAKAAADKKTENK; the protein is encoded by the coding sequence ATGAAAAATCTAAAATTATTGGCGGCGTTGTTATTTGTGGTTTTAGCTGCCGGGGGTTGCAAAAGCTATTACGACGCGCTGCTTAAGAGCGACGATGTTGACGTAAAGTTCAAAGCTGGTATGGACTACTATAACAAGGGCAAATTTAGAAAATCTGCGGAATTGTTTGAGAGTCTTATACTTCCAACGCAGGGAACGCAAAAGGAAGATTCCGTACAGTACTACAATGCAATGAGCAACTACAGATACGGAGATTACGTAACAGCGGAGCAGAATTTTGCTAAATTTTTGGAGGTGTTTCCTAGAAGCCCATTTACAGAAGAGTCTAAATTTTTGAGAATTAAATGTTTGTATGAAGGAACTTACCGCTGGGAATTGGACCAGACTCCAACTTCAAAAGCGATGACTATAATTACAAGTTTCATGTATGAACATCCTGAGAGCCAGTACTATAATATCTGCAAAGCTATGATGGCCGAGTTCCAGGAGCGTTTGGATAGAAAGAGTTTTGAGGCTGCTAAGCTGTATTATAACATGCAGGACTACAAGGCAGCACATTATGCGTTAAAGACAGTACTTAAGGATAATTCAAATAATCAATACAGAGAGCAGGTTTTATATTACACTGCAATGTCTTCCTACAAGTTTGCCCAGATGAGCGTTCCTGAGAAACAGAAGGAGAGATATATGACTTATGTTGACGATTATTATAACTTTGTAGGAGAATATCCTAATGCGGTTGAAAGAAAGATTTTGGATGCTAACTTTGTAAAGGCGCGCAAGATAGCTGGTTTGAAGGATACTGATTCTACTCTGATAGCAAAGGCGCAGAATACAGGTGAGCAGACAGTTGAGGGCGTTGTTCCAAAGACAAAGTCTACTGTTAAGGCAGACAGGAGAAGTGCAAAGCAGGCAGTTAAAGATGCTAAAAAGGCTGTAAGAATAGAGGAGGCCAAGAACAGCGTGGCGCTGGGAGTCTCTGATGATAAGGCTCTTGTAAAGCAAAGAAAAGCTGAGGAGAGAAAGATAGAGAAGGAGAACAGGGCAGATGTAAGAGCTGCAAGAAAAATAGAGAGAGAGGAGAAGGCTGCGGCAAAGAAGGCGGAAAAAGAGAAGGCAGATGCAGCTAAAGCGGCGGCCGATAAAAAAACAGAAAATAAATAG
- a CDS encoding glucosamine-6-phosphate deaminase: protein MRLIIQKDYGELSKWAATYIVKKINAFKPTKKHPFVLGLPTGSTPIGTYKELIKFYKAGKISFKNVVTFNMDEYIGIPENHPESYHTFMKENFFSHIDIPAENIHILNGNAKDPDKECDEYEEKIKSFGGIDLFMGGVGPDGHIAFNEPGSSLSSRTRVKTLTTDTIIANSRFFNNDINLVPKTACTVGVGTIMDAKEVMILVNGHNKARALRHAVEESVNHMWTVSILQMHPLGIIVCDDASTVELKVGTVNYYKDIEKDNLDPENMLKY from the coding sequence ATGAGGTTAATTATTCAAAAGGACTATGGTGAATTGTCAAAGTGGGCGGCAACTTACATAGTTAAAAAAATCAATGCCTTTAAGCCAACTAAGAAGCATCCTTTTGTTCTTGGACTCCCGACAGGTTCCACACCAATAGGCACTTACAAAGAGCTTATTAAATTTTACAAAGCCGGAAAAATATCTTTTAAGAATGTTGTAACATTCAACATGGATGAATACATAGGAATCCCGGAAAACCATCCGGAGAGCTACCATACTTTTATGAAAGAGAATTTCTTCAGCCATATTGATATTCCTGCGGAGAATATTCATATTCTTAATGGAAACGCAAAAGACCCTGATAAAGAGTGCGATGAGTATGAGGAGAAAATTAAATCTTTTGGCGGAATAGATTTGTTCATGGGCGGAGTTGGTCCGGACGGTCACATTGCATTTAATGAACCGGGCTCTTCACTTTCTTCCAGAACAAGAGTAAAGACTCTTACAACTGACACTATCATAGCTAATTCCAGGTTCTTTAACAATGATATTAATCTTGTCCCAAAGACTGCCTGCACCGTTGGAGTAGGTACGATAATGGATGCAAAAGAGGTTATGATTCTTGTTAACGGACATAACAAAGCTCGCGCACTGCGTCATGCAGTTGAGGAGTCAGTTAATCACATGTGGACAGTTAGCATCCTTCAGATGCATCCGCTTGGAATTATAGTTTGCGACGACGCTTCTACGGTTGAGCTAAAAGTGGGAACTGTAAACTATTACAAAGATATTGAGAAGGATAATCTGGACCCGGAAAATATGTTAAAGTATTAA
- the trxB gene encoding thioredoxin-disulfide reductase, with protein MERIKCLIAGSGPAGYTAAIYAARANLNPVIYSGMELGGQLTTTTTVDNFPGFPDGIDGGELVARMKQQAERFGVDVRSGVITKTDFSKRPFTLTIDTDKEVLADTVIIATGASAKYLNIPGEQKFRGSGVSACATCDGFFYKNKEVAVVGGGDTACEEAVYLSGICKKVSMIVRRDVFRASKAMQERVASKENIEVLWQCEPLEVVGDESGVTGVKILDKKLADRAEAEVVNGKRGVVRIVPVWGMFLAVGHHPNSEVFKPWINMDAEGYVITEPGSPKTNVPGIFAAGDVADLHYKQAITAAAAGCKAAVEVDKFLQGE; from the coding sequence ATGGAGAGAATAAAATGTTTAATAGCCGGCAGCGGTCCGGCGGGATATACGGCGGCAATTTATGCGGCCCGCGCCAATCTTAATCCGGTTATTTACAGCGGAATGGAGCTGGGCGGACAGCTTACCACAACAACTACGGTAGACAATTTTCCCGGTTTTCCGGACGGCATAGACGGAGGAGAACTTGTTGCGCGCATGAAGCAGCAGGCGGAGAGGTTTGGAGTGGATGTGCGCAGCGGAGTAATAACCAAAACGGATTTTTCCAAGAGGCCGTTTACATTAACAATAGATACTGATAAAGAGGTACTTGCTGATACTGTTATCATCGCGACAGGTGCTTCTGCAAAATATCTTAATATCCCCGGAGAGCAGAAATTCCGCGGAAGCGGGGTGAGCGCCTGCGCAACTTGCGACGGCTTTTTCTATAAGAATAAGGAGGTTGCGGTTGTTGGCGGCGGAGATACCGCATGCGAAGAGGCTGTATACCTGTCGGGAATATGCAAAAAGGTCTCTATGATTGTGCGCAGAGATGTTTTTAGAGCATCCAAGGCTATGCAGGAGAGGGTTGCGTCTAAAGAAAATATTGAGGTTTTGTGGCAGTGCGAACCTTTGGAAGTTGTTGGAGATGAGAGTGGTGTGACAGGAGTTAAAATATTGGACAAGAAGCTGGCGGATAGAGCTGAGGCTGAGGTTGTGAATGGCAAGCGTGGTGTTGTAAGAATTGTTCCTGTATGGGGAATGTTTCTTGCGGTTGGGCATCATCCTAATTCTGAGGTATTTAAGCCTTGGATAAATATGGATGCCGAGGGTTATGTCATTACGGAACCCGGGAGTCCAAAGACTAACGTCCCCGGAATTTTTGCAGCGGGAGATGTTGCGGATTTGCATTATAAACAAGCAATTACAGCTGCGGCGGCAGGATGCAAGGCCGCGGTTGAGGTGGACAAATTCCTGCAGGGAGAATAA
- a CDS encoding sigma-70 family RNA polymerase sigma factor — MQENEISLLCRKNDIRARRELYRLYAGYLLGICMRYLSDRETAEDVMHDGFIKIFSSFDKFEWRGEGSLKAWLSKVMANQALEWLRKNKRIGENEGEEALKKIEEPSATDIERIPQSVIMKFIEELPDGYRAVFNMFVIEEKSHREIAEALGIKEKSSSSQLLRAKRILADKINDYCQKNGIEKVN, encoded by the coding sequence ATGCAGGAGAACGAAATTTCCCTGCTTTGCAGGAAAAATGACATCAGAGCAAGGCGAGAGCTGTACAGGCTTTATGCAGGGTACCTTTTGGGTATCTGTATGAGATACTTGTCTGATAGAGAGACTGCTGAGGATGTAATGCATGACGGGTTCATTAAAATATTTAGTTCTTTTGACAAGTTTGAGTGGAGAGGTGAAGGTTCCTTAAAAGCCTGGCTCTCTAAAGTGATGGCAAATCAAGCTCTTGAGTGGCTTAGAAAAAATAAGAGAATTGGGGAGAATGAAGGTGAGGAGGCTTTAAAAAAAATAGAGGAGCCATCGGCGACAGATATAGAGAGAATTCCGCAATCCGTAATTATGAAATTTATAGAGGAGTTGCCGGACGGGTATCGTGCTGTATTTAACATGTTTGTGATAGAAGAGAAATCACACAGAGAAATTGCGGAGGCACTTGGAATCAAAGAGAAATCTTCATCATCTCAGCTGCTCAGGGCAAAGAGAATTCTTGCGGATAAAATAAATGATTATTGTCAAAAGAACGGAATAGAAAAAGTAAATTAG
- a CDS encoding DMT family transporter, whose amino-acid sequence MKKFKGLLLAMLASATFGFIPLFSIPLLNSGIALDSVCFYRFLFAAFFMWIICKVKHVSLKMNWKEIYTMFLLSIFYAATSIFLTASYKYMASGTATTIHFFYPVVVATVMMLFFHEKFSWGKAIAIISGVLGVFFLSGGFSGQHVSLIGFLLVLVTIITYPTYIVGVNNSPIIMKMNGMKMTFYVLFFSAFLFFCNVLIKDGAHFTPLATGSQWANALALSIIPTLVSDFALIYAVQMVGSTVTAILGCMEPLVAVINGLIFFSEKFSYSEGLGMALVFTAVFIIILNQKPKKQEEAVESPVAEQNNIPKKD is encoded by the coding sequence ATGAAAAAATTTAAGGGCTTACTGCTGGCAATGCTTGCCTCCGCAACGTTCGGATTCATTCCGTTGTTCTCTATTCCATTGTTAAATAGCGGAATAGCGTTGGATTCCGTATGTTTTTATCGTTTCCTGTTTGCTGCATTTTTCATGTGGATTATATGCAAGGTAAAACATGTAAGCCTTAAAATGAACTGGAAAGAAATCTACACAATGTTCCTTCTTTCTATTTTCTATGCAGCTACAAGTATTTTTCTTACAGCATCTTACAAGTACATGGCCAGCGGAACAGCAACAACAATCCACTTCTTTTATCCGGTTGTAGTTGCAACGGTAATGATGCTTTTCTTTCATGAAAAATTTTCATGGGGCAAGGCAATTGCCATTATATCAGGCGTTCTCGGAGTTTTCTTTTTGAGCGGCGGATTCAGCGGACAGCATGTTTCTCTTATAGGATTCCTGCTGGTCCTTGTGACAATTATCACATATCCAACATATATAGTAGGTGTTAACAATTCTCCTATCATTATGAAAATGAACGGAATGAAGATGACATTTTATGTCCTGTTCTTCTCCGCATTTTTATTTTTCTGCAATGTTCTTATAAAAGACGGAGCTCATTTCACTCCGCTTGCAACCGGCAGTCAGTGGGCAAACGCTTTAGCGCTCTCAATAATTCCTACGCTTGTAAGTGACTTTGCATTAATCTATGCTGTTCAGATGGTTGGCTCAACGGTTACCGCAATCCTTGGTTGCATGGAGCCTCTTGTTGCGGTCATTAACGGCCTGATATTTTTCTCGGAAAAGTTCTCTTATTCAGAGGGTTTGGGTATGGCGCTTGTCTTTACGGCGGTGTTCATTATAATACTTAACCAGAAACCCAAAAAGCAGGAGGAAGCGGTGGAATCTCCCGTCGCCGAGCAAAATAATATTCCTAAAAAAGACTAG
- a CDS encoding rubrerythrin family protein, whose protein sequence is MGKSLKGSKTEKNLLISFAGESQARNRYTFFASAAKKEGFEQISSIFTETAEQEKEHAKIFFKYLEGGNVEITASYPAGVIGNTAQNLEAAAAGEHGEWSHDYPMFAKIAKEEGFDDVANSFTKIGLVEEQHEKRYLTLLGRVKAGKVFERDEVVEWQCRNCGFVFVGKKAPEKCPSCLHPQAYFEVKKNNY, encoded by the coding sequence ATGGGAAAAAGTTTAAAAGGTTCAAAAACAGAAAAAAATCTGTTGATTTCTTTTGCCGGTGAATCACAAGCAAGAAACAGGTATACTTTTTTTGCAAGTGCTGCAAAGAAAGAGGGCTTTGAGCAGATATCTTCTATTTTTACGGAGACTGCAGAACAAGAGAAAGAGCACGCTAAAATTTTCTTTAAGTATTTAGAGGGAGGAAACGTAGAAATTACTGCATCTTATCCTGCGGGAGTAATTGGCAATACAGCTCAAAATCTGGAGGCTGCGGCTGCCGGAGAGCATGGAGAGTGGAGTCATGACTATCCTATGTTTGCAAAGATTGCAAAAGAGGAGGGCTTTGATGATGTTGCAAATTCATTTACAAAAATTGGTCTTGTAGAGGAGCAGCATGAGAAGAGATATCTTACGCTTCTTGGCAGAGTAAAGGCCGGAAAAGTATTTGAAAGAGATGAGGTTGTAGAGTGGCAGTGCAGAAACTGCGGCTTTGTATTTGTTGGAAAGAAGGCTCCTGAAAAGTGCCCGTCTTGCTTGCACCCTCAGGCTTATTTTGAGGTTAAGAAAAACAACTATTAG
- a CDS encoding transcriptional repressor, with protein sequence MQTTKEIIQENGLKATPQRIAVYDTMKQLGHASADMVSDVLKETYPTLTKATVYNVLESFDKVGLLVRRYSSNNKMYFDVNTYDHVHLYDCAKNGYEDYDDPELVALVNNYLAHRKIPGFSVKKIDIQIIGTTDKDQKNRMN encoded by the coding sequence ATGCAGACGACAAAAGAAATTATTCAGGAAAACGGCCTAAAGGCGACGCCCCAAAGAATTGCCGTTTATGATACCATGAAGCAGCTCGGACATGCCAGTGCTGATATGGTAAGTGATGTTTTAAAAGAGACATACCCAACCCTTACAAAGGCAACTGTGTATAATGTCCTTGAATCTTTCGATAAAGTAGGATTACTCGTAAGACGTTACAGTTCAAATAACAAGATGTATTTTGATGTTAACACTTATGATCATGTGCATCTTTATGATTGTGCAAAGAACGGATATGAAGATTATGATGACCCTGAACTTGTAGCGCTTGTAAATAATTATCTGGCGCATAGAAAAATCCCGGGATTCAGTGTTAAAAAGATTGATATCCAAATTATTGGTACAACGGATAAGGATCAAAAAAACAGAATGAATTAA